One window of Pieris napi chromosome 1, ilPieNapi1.2, whole genome shotgun sequence genomic DNA carries:
- the LOC125053727 gene encoding leucine-rich repeat-containing G-protein coupled receptor 4-like, with translation MDVGVLSVVVWLLPAVVLGGVLRDDIDFQDDPCRTYSQDGLWFLDCSDRGLTELPDNLNYDVQVLILANNNFVSFPKQLEQFSDLHTLDMSGNRLSTTLPAYVESLQSLKVLNLSNNNYDTWHASQRTFNFNKLDLSKNKINGIEEDAFARMGNLSFLDLSENRLNDLPKTMFSRATRLFELNLSRNYFLSVPQFQTQYLRILHLSNCQISGFHKTAISEMTSLLVLDLSINQIESIPDDFESLTLQDLILSYNEINMLTDNTFSSLPHLAVLDLRGNEFKEVWLTSYFSSNPFLRSVYVKGNRWSCEGFSVNLLLTYDFLTKEPAKVNDKASLICYSPSNVTQLSWQQAYIRTWHADDSSGNGYTFMAVMIGVIIGIVLTSFVCRSLMYINKPDPSRTTANTVLNGPSTPAVNNDIETRIPLRVTNRDDLPPTYDEALLLPQLTSSFHSLPDFVDAEENLRRNRRSRSIGDLTDPRPRLGDRRSTRRTIRLNSNVETRENS, from the exons ATGG aTGTGGGTGTTTTATCAGTGGTAGTATGGTTGCTGCCAGCGGTGGTGTTGGGCGGAGTCCTACGCGACGACATTGATTTTCAGGATGACCCTTGTCGTACATACAGTCAGGATGGCCTTTGGTTTTTAGACTGCTCAGATCGGGGCCTGACTGAGTTACCCGATAATTTGAACTACGAT gtGCAGGTGCTAATACTCGCTAATAACAACTTTGTTTCATTCCCGAAACAACTTGAACAGTTTTCCGATCTCCATACACTTGATATGTCTGGCAATCGTCTCTCTACCACACTGCCTGCGTATGTAGAATCATTACAGTCACTAAAGGTccttaatttatcaaataacaaTTACGATACTTGGCACGCTAGTCAGAGAACCTTCAACTTCAATAAGTTGGATCTttctaagaataaaataaatggaaTAGAAGAAGATGCTTTCGCGAGGATGGGTAACCTTTCTTTTTTGGATTTATCCGAAAATAGACTGAACGACCTACCGAAAACTATGTTCTCCCGTGCAACTCGTCTATTTGAACTTAATCTATCGagaaattactttttatcGGTCCCACAGTTCCAGACCCAGTATTTACGAATTCTACATCTTAGCAACTGTCAAATTTCCGGCTTCCACAAAACCGCTATTTCTGAAATGACGTCACTGCTCGTGCTTGATCTCTCAATCAATCAGATTGAATCCATTCCTGATGATTTTGAATCATTAACGTTACAAGATCTAATACTGAGctacaatgaaataaatatgttaacaGACAATACATTCTCGTCACTACCGCATTTAGCGGTTTTAGATCTGAGAGGAAATGAGTTCAAAGAAGTCTGGTTGACCTCCTATTTTTCCTCAAATCCCTTTTTGAGGAGTGTTTATGTGAAGGGGAACCGGTGGAGCTGCGAAGGGTTCAGTGTGAACTTGCTCCTCACTTATGACTTTTTGACAAAAGAACCGGCTAAAGTGAATGACAAGGCGTCGCTAATATGCTATTCACCTTCGAATGTAACACAGCTATCTTGGCAACAGGCTTATATTAGGACGTGGCATGCAGACGATAGCTCTGGCAATGGCTACACATTTATGGCTGTCATGATAGGTGTAATTATAGGAATTGTATTGACATCGTTTGTGTGTCGTAGCTTgatgtatataaataagccAGATCCATCTCGAACTACTGCGAATACTGTTTTAAATGGCCCTTCAACCCCCGCCGTCAATAATGATATAGAAACAAGAATACCGTTAAGAGTTACGAATCGTGATGATTTACCTCCTACTTACGATGAGGCATTGCTTCTGCCGCAATTAACCTCATCGTTTCATTCACTTCCAGACTTTGTTGATGCAGAAGAGAATTTAAGGAGAAATCGTAGATCCAGGTCTATTGGTGATTTAACAGATCCGAGGCCACGTTTAGGTGACAGACGATCAACTCGACGAACGATTCGTTTGAATTCAAACGTTGAAACCAGAGAAAATTCCTAA
- the LOC125053722 gene encoding leucine-rich repeat-containing G-protein coupled receptor 4-like: MILLRLLGICVFILSTKSELLDFDDNTSEICYLCICNDDRTSIDCSRRGLTNLPDGIPRKVKKLNISNNEISIFPSTFSKLYNLVSLDLSGNQLVEIPENALQNLTYLEVLNLSKNNFESWISLNPNEILQPLSNLKILDLSHNKFTTLANLANQELLISPSLETLILDNCEIESIHGRSPLSGLINIRVFKINNNPLIRFQNLISPTLKSLYLSNCKLSYISPNELSYLPSLVYLKMSHNYRLEISSTINTLSSTSLKYLDISYCNVLQPSLKGFQNLRKAIINHNMIRLLPGNEFFNNSKLEYLDLSYNNIGSISSNTFRGLTSLKFLDLSWNEIAQIPENSLLEMPSLTQLKLARNYITRVGYLKSTSLSIIDMSSCEINTIGKASLEGLPSLVELDVSHNLISHIPDSISSNSLKYLNLNYNRLSHITNNTFFMLPRLSGLGVIGNRFTIIWSRYFFQSNPYLDKLELSDNMWRCDCTDDNMFDFYEYITLEPNKKEESYNLMCHGPQDAVGQTWLEACYFTWNPAERTQNAKSLIWFIIIMIVGLALCLVLVNGIKTTMNRRVASLQAERERQVEEARDRLRQLRIRAEQEALCNTPDPRDLIAPPTYDEALSMPKLNVSCYSLNETGTGKSRRKRGRRKTKSSGDLLEETEAHADVEDLELTETSNSRRRRRRRSTKYGSHEIAELDHSPGARRRLMSGNESDDDNVVIQVEADLERSTRNRNRRHSVNEVPRESDF, encoded by the exons ATGATACTATTGCGACTACTAGGAATAtgcgtttttattttatcaacaaaGTCAGAGTTATTAGACTTCGATGACAATACGAGCGAAATATGCTACCTGTGCATATGCAATGACGATAGAACCAGTATCGACTGCTCTAGGAGAGGACTTACCAATCTTCCAGATGGCATCCCAAGAAAG GTCAAGAAgcttaatatttcaaacaatGAAATATCAATTTTTCCGTCAACATTCAGCAAGTTGTATAATTTAGTATCCTTAGATTTAAGTGGCAATCAGCTCGTTGAAATACCTGAGAATGCCCTGCAAAATCTAACATATCTcgaagttttaaatttatccaaaaacaattttgaatCATGGATAAGTCTTAATCCAAATGAAATCCTGCAGCCGTTATCTAATTTGAAAATTCTGGATTTGTCCCACAATAAATTTACTACATTGGCGAATTTAGCAAACcaagaattattaataagtccATCGTTGGAAACACTTATATTGGACAATTGTGAAATAGAATCAATACACGGAAGATCGCCATTAAGTGGACTGATTAATATTAGAgtatttaaaatcaacaataatCCTTTAATAAGATTTCAAAACCTTATCTCACCAACGCTTAAAAGTTTGTACTTAAGTAATTGTAAGCTTAGCTATATTAGCCCTAACGAATTATCATATTTACCATCGTTAGTTTACCTTAAAATGTCACATAATTATCGATTAGAAATATCTTCAACAATTAACACTCTCTCTTCAACGTCCCTAAAATATTTGGATATATCCTATTGTAACGTACTTCAACCCAGTCTCAAAGGTTTCCAGAATTTAAGAAAAGCTATCATTAATCACAATATGATAAGATTACTACCGGGAAATGAATTTTTCAATAACTCAAAGCTGGAATACCTTGATTTGTCATACAACAACATTGGATCAATTTCTAGTAATACATTTCGAGGGTTGACGTCACTTAAATTCTTAGATCTGTCTTGGAATGAAATAGCTCAAATACCAGAAAACAGTTTGTTAGAAATGCCATCCTTAACACAACTGAAATTGGCAAGGAACTATATAACACGAGTTGGATACTTGAAATCTACATCACTATCAATCATCGATATGAGCTCCTGTGAAATAAATACGATAGGCAAGGCATCTTTAGAAGGTTTGCCATCGCTCGTTGAACTTGATGTATCACACAATCTTATATCACATATCCCAGATAGTATTTCTTCAAACTCCTTGAAATATCTAAACCTCAACTATAACAGACTGAGCCATATAACCAACAATACCTTCTTCATGTTACCGCGGCTCAGTGGCCTCGGAGTCATTGGAAATCGATTTACAATAATCTGGAGCAGATATTTCTTTCAGTCTAATCCATACTTAGACAAATTAGAGCTAAGTGACAATATGTGGCGTTGCGATTGCACGGATGACAATATGTtcgatttttatgaatatattacTCTCGAACCGAACAAAAAGGAAGAGTCATACAATTTAATGTGCCATGGACCGCAAGATGCAGTAGGACAAACTTGGTTAGAGGCATGCTACTTCACATGGAACCCCGCGGAGAGAACTCAAAAtgctaaaagtttgatatggtttattattattatgattgtaGGATTGGCTCTATGTCTTGTGTTAGTAAATGGAATTAAAACAACAATGAATCGTCGTGTAGCATCCCTCCAAGCAGAAAGAGAAAGACAAGTAGAGGAAGCGAGAGATAGACTAAGGCAGTTGAGAATACGTGCAGAACAGGAGGCGTTATGTAATACCCCAGACCCAAGAGACTTAATAGCCCCACCCACCTATGACGAAGCTCTCTCCATGCCGAAATTAAATGTCTCTTGCTACTCTTTGAATGAAACGGGAACTGGTAAAAGCAGGAGAAAGAGAGGCAGGAGGAAAACCAAGTCAAGTGGTGACTTACTAGAGGAAACTGAAGCGCACGCTGATGTAGAAGACTTAGAACTAACAGAAACAAGTAACAGCCGAAGAAGGCGTCGTCGTAGATCTACAAAATATGGAAGTCATGAGATTGCAGAACTAGATCACTCACCAGGCGCAAGGAGACGGCTTATGTCAGGTAACGAGTCTGACGATGATAATGTAGTAATACAAGTAGAAGCTGATCTGGAAAGATCTACGCGGAATAGAAATAGGCGCCATTCTGTAAATGAAGTGCCAAGAGAAAGTGACTTTTAG